One Ardenticatenales bacterium genomic region harbors:
- a CDS encoding GNAT family N-acetyltransferase: MMEVERLQGYLRHSAARQYEAVALPAFTFFYHAPDSLPHFNYAIPDRNVTEDAAGALAALRATCAARGRVPRLEYVEAFAPRLGARLAAAGYAQEGRYPLMVCTPETLRAAPPVADLAIVPIGPDAPLPLVRGVVTVQRRGFGAGDEAVSDEDAERFRPLLTHNATFLGRWAEEAVCVASYSEPYDGLVEIAGIATIPPYRRRGLASALTGAVVTAAFARGVVAAFLSAADERAGRIYQRLGFQPFAHLLAYRLPDLPPDAT; the protein is encoded by the coding sequence ATGATGGAAGTGGAGCGATTGCAAGGGTATTTGCGACATAGCGCGGCGCGGCAGTATGAGGCTGTGGCGCTGCCGGCATTCACATTCTTCTACCACGCGCCGGATTCCCTTCCCCATTTCAACTACGCCATTCCTGATAGAAACGTGACCGAAGATGCGGCAGGGGCGCTGGCGGCGCTGCGGGCAACCTGCGCGGCGCGGGGGCGCGTGCCTCGTTTGGAGTATGTGGAGGCGTTTGCGCCCCGACTGGGGGCGCGGCTTGCCGCCGCCGGTTATGCGCAGGAGGGGCGTTATCCATTGATGGTGTGTACTCCGGAGACATTGCGGGCTGCGCCACCAGTGGCGGACCTGGCGATAGTGCCAATTGGACCGGACGCGCCGCTGCCGTTGGTGCGCGGCGTGGTGACGGTGCAGCGGCGTGGCTTTGGCGCGGGAGATGAGGCGGTGAGCGATGAGGATGCGGAGCGATTTCGCCCACTGTTGACGCACAACGCGACGTTTTTGGGGCGATGGGCGGAGGAGGCGGTGTGCGTGGCTTCTTATTCGGAGCCATATGATGGGTTGGTGGAAATTGCCGGCATTGCCACCATCCCCCCCTATCGCCGCCGTGGCCTGGCCTCTGCCCTCACCGGCGCCGTCGTCACGGCGGCTTTTGCCCGCGGCGTCGTCGCCGCCTTCCTCAGCGCCGCCGACGAGCGCGCCGGGCGCATCTATCAACGGCTGGGCTTTCAGCCCTTCGCGCACTTGTTGGCCTATCGGTTGCCTGATTTACCCCCCGATGCCACGTAG